DNA sequence from the Acidobacteriota bacterium genome:
GGATTTAGTGAGGAAGCTCGCCGGCTATCAGGTGATCCTCTTCTGTCCCGAGGTCGCCGGCGGACTCCCCATACCTCGCCCTGCTGCCTGGCTCGAAGGAGGGGATGGGG
Encoded proteins:
- a CDS encoding DUF523 domain-containing protein gives rise to the protein MADFVLVSACLFGIPCRYDGTHSLRKDLVRKLAGYQVILFCPEVAGGLPIPRPAAWLEGGDG